A single window of Gemmatimonadaceae bacterium DNA harbors:
- a CDS encoding protein kinase, whose amino-acid sequence MSVLDRLTAALADRYRIERELGAGGMATVYLAHDVKHDRKVALKVLKPELAAVLGAERFLAEIKLTANLQHPHILALFDSGEVGGAVYYVMPYVEGETLRDRLAREKQLPVDEALRIAREVGDALQHAHSHDVIHRDIKPENILLQGGHALVADFGIALAAARTGGSRMTETGMSLGTPTYMSPEQAMGERTLDARTDVYALGCVLYEMLTGDAPFTGSTAQAIVAKVLTERPAPIRARRERVAAEVEEAILTALEKLPADRFGSAAEFVSALQGEGVATAAGRGARRSAHARGARTGTRVAALAVGVGVLSGAAGWLISTRSRPADAPPSRLALVEKDIRPTFSGTVRMIELSADGQTLIFSGNRELGVSQLFLRRLDGAKATPIPGTLTAGNPRLTPDGKTLYHSGGGGSMARMSLAGGAAEMIDGLPPTAFLGFGDDGSFYWSDGLANGLHHGIPGKGDSLLVDRVTFGQLLPGGRLALGVAIGTVNNGGTPVLLDLRSKTKTQLLDITIVEARYAGGFLFCVRPDNVLIAVPLDLDARRVTGTPVELAEDVGVAGAGFAHFAVAANGTLAYIADVNNDLVRVARNGTVQVLNAERGRYHSPRIAPDGQRIAFDNSTAAGRDVYILSVGTKQATRATFQKDAHDPVWSGDGRGLYFLGGSNGRLDVFYAAPGTTTPPKAEGFPIAPEYTGVPLGDGSFLTTVPGRGTRGGDIARISGRRATVDTLANSMADETYPVPSPDRRWFAFVSDQSGRPEVYVRSLTGGTVQLQISLDGGTEPVWSRSGGELFYRRPTAKGGELVAAKVAMGAEPTVTARQSLFDVSEFDTSTPHANYDVSPDGSWFVFSRRAAANTIVVLQNAPELARRALRNTAPTP is encoded by the coding sequence ATGAGCGTGTTGGACCGTTTGACCGCGGCGCTCGCCGACCGCTACCGCATCGAGCGCGAGCTCGGGGCGGGCGGGATGGCCACCGTGTACCTGGCGCACGATGTGAAGCACGACCGCAAGGTGGCGCTCAAGGTGCTGAAGCCCGAACTCGCTGCCGTGCTCGGGGCCGAGCGGTTCCTTGCCGAGATCAAGCTGACGGCGAACCTGCAGCATCCGCACATCCTCGCGCTGTTCGATTCGGGAGAGGTCGGGGGGGCGGTCTACTACGTCATGCCCTACGTGGAGGGCGAGACGCTGCGCGATCGGCTCGCCCGCGAGAAGCAGCTGCCCGTCGACGAGGCACTGCGCATCGCGCGCGAGGTGGGTGACGCCTTGCAGCACGCCCACTCGCATGACGTGATCCATCGTGACATCAAGCCGGAGAACATCCTGCTGCAGGGTGGGCATGCGTTGGTCGCCGATTTTGGCATCGCGCTGGCGGCGGCGCGCACCGGTGGATCGCGGATGACCGAGACGGGGATGTCGCTCGGGACCCCGACGTACATGAGCCCGGAACAGGCGATGGGCGAACGCACCCTCGATGCGCGCACCGACGTGTACGCGCTGGGGTGTGTGCTCTACGAGATGCTCACCGGCGACGCGCCGTTCACCGGTTCGACGGCCCAGGCGATCGTCGCCAAGGTGCTGACCGAACGGCCCGCGCCGATTCGCGCGCGCCGCGAGCGCGTTGCCGCCGAGGTGGAGGAGGCGATCCTCACGGCGCTGGAGAAACTGCCGGCCGACCGCTTTGGCAGCGCGGCGGAATTCGTGTCGGCGCTGCAGGGCGAGGGCGTTGCCACCGCTGCCGGCCGCGGGGCACGTCGGTCGGCGCATGCGCGCGGCGCGCGCACGGGAACCCGCGTTGCTGCGCTGGCAGTCGGTGTAGGCGTGCTCAGCGGCGCGGCGGGCTGGCTGATCTCGACGCGCTCGAGGCCGGCCGACGCACCGCCCTCGCGCCTCGCACTCGTCGAGAAGGACATCCGGCCTACGTTCAGCGGCACCGTGCGCATGATCGAACTGTCGGCCGATGGGCAGACGCTGATCTTCAGTGGAAACCGGGAACTCGGCGTGTCGCAACTGTTCCTGCGCCGCCTCGACGGCGCCAAGGCGACGCCGATTCCGGGCACGCTCACCGCGGGCAATCCGCGTCTCACGCCTGATGGCAAGACGCTCTATCACTCCGGCGGTGGTGGCAGCATGGCGCGGATGTCGCTCGCAGGCGGCGCCGCCGAGATGATCGATGGGCTGCCACCGACTGCGTTCCTCGGATTCGGTGACGACGGGAGCTTCTACTGGAGCGACGGGTTGGCGAACGGCCTGCACCACGGCATACCGGGTAAGGGCGATTCGCTGCTCGTAGACAGGGTGACGTTCGGGCAGCTGCTGCCTGGGGGCCGGCTGGCGCTTGGCGTGGCGATCGGCACGGTGAACAACGGCGGCACGCCCGTGCTCCTCGACCTGCGTTCGAAGACGAAAACGCAGCTTCTCGACATCACTATCGTCGAAGCGCGCTATGCCGGCGGCTTCCTCTTCTGCGTGCGTCCCGACAACGTGCTGATTGCCGTTCCGCTCGACCTCGATGCGCGCCGGGTGACGGGCACGCCGGTGGAGCTCGCCGAGGACGTCGGCGTTGCCGGCGCGGGCTTCGCGCACTTTGCCGTGGCGGCAAACGGAACGCTGGCCTACATCGCGGACGTCAACAACGATCTCGTGCGCGTCGCTCGCAACGGCACAGTGCAGGTGTTGAACGCGGAGCGGGGTCGGTACCACAGCCCGCGCATCGCCCCCGACGGTCAACGGATCGCCTTCGACAACTCGACGGCGGCCGGACGGGACGTCTACATCCTCTCAGTAGGCACCAAGCAGGCGACGCGGGCGACATTCCAGAAGGATGCGCATGACCCGGTCTGGTCCGGCGATGGACGCGGCCTCTATTTCCTCGGCGGGTCGAACGGGCGGCTTGATGTCTTCTATGCGGCGCCGGGCACGACGACGCCACCGAAGGCCGAGGGCTTTCCGATCGCTCCGGAGTACACCGGAGTCCCGCTGGGTGATGGCTCCTTCCTCACCACGGTGCCTGGACGGGGCACGCGGGGTGGTGACATTGCGCGCATCTCCGGACGGCGGGCCACCGTGGACACGCTGGCCAACAGCATGGCCGACGAGACCTACCCGGTTCCCTCGCCTGATCGCCGCTGGTTCGCCTTCGTCTCCGATCAATCCGGTCGCCCCGAGGTGTACGTGCGGTCTCTGACCGGCGGCACCGTGCAGTTGCAGATCTCGCTGGACGGGGGAACGGAGCCCGTGTGGTCGCGGAGTGGTGGCGAGTTGTTCTATCGCCGGCCCACGGCCAAGGGCGGGGAACTCGTGGCGGCGAAGGTTGCGATGGGAGCCGAGCCGACCGTTACGGCGCGCCAGAGCCTGTTCGACGTCTCGGAGTTCGACACGTCGACGCCGCATGCGAACTACGACGTCTCGCCCGACGGTTCGTGGTTTGTCTTCTCGCGCCGCGCCGCCGCGAACACGATCGTCGTCCTGCAGAACGCGCCGGAGCTCGCCCGTCGCGCCCTGCGAAATACGGCGCCGACGCCATGA
- a CDS encoding protein phosphatase 2C domain-containing protein, protein MTKPTSPARTPRDDEVDVYGVSHQGKVRKDNQDRFLVATFHRNIQVIASNLDDPEHRLPSDAHRVAFVAMVADGVGGGVGGAEASATALEAAMRYVHESVTVYYGAKADESEFTELLQHAAMQAHEAVRARRESQGVRGTMATTLTLYFGVWPTYYLLQVGDSRYYVWRDGVLRQVTRDQTMAQDLVDEGALTRDVAARTPMAHVLSSALGADTTIPVVTKHDSHWDNVHLLCSDGLTKHVSDERIAEVLGSMSNSRQAAEQLLQDALDGGGADNITILVARTVPTAEA, encoded by the coding sequence ATGACCAAGCCAACCTCCCCCGCCCGCACTCCCCGCGACGACGAAGTCGACGTCTATGGCGTCTCGCACCAGGGGAAGGTGCGCAAGGACAACCAGGATCGCTTCCTGGTGGCGACCTTCCATCGGAACATCCAGGTCATCGCGAGCAACCTCGACGATCCGGAACACCGCCTGCCGTCGGACGCGCACCGGGTGGCGTTCGTCGCGATGGTTGCCGACGGCGTCGGGGGCGGGGTCGGCGGCGCCGAGGCGAGCGCCACGGCGCTCGAAGCGGCGATGCGCTACGTGCACGAGAGCGTCACCGTGTACTACGGCGCCAAGGCCGACGAGTCGGAGTTCACGGAACTTCTGCAGCACGCGGCCATGCAGGCGCACGAGGCGGTGCGCGCGCGCCGCGAGTCGCAGGGCGTGCGCGGCACGATGGCCACCACGCTCACGCTCTACTTCGGCGTCTGGCCCACCTATTACCTGCTGCAGGTGGGCGACTCGCGCTACTACGTCTGGCGCGACGGCGTGCTGCGTCAGGTGACGCGCGACCAGACGATGGCGCAGGACCTCGTGGACGAGGGGGCGCTGACGCGCGACGTCGCCGCGCGCACGCCCATGGCGCACGTGCTCTCCAGCGCCCTGGGCGCCGACACCACCATCCCTGTCGTCACCAAGCACGACTCGCACTGGGACAACGTGCACCTGCTCTGTTCGGACGGCCTCACCAAGCACGTGAGCGATGAACGGATTGCCGAGGTGCTTGGCTCGATGAGCAACTCACGGCAGGCTGCGGAGCAGTTGCTGCAGGACGCCCTCGACGGCGGTGGGGCGGACAACATCACCATCCTCGTGGCGCGGACCGTGCCGACAGCGGAGGCCTAA
- a CDS encoding protein kinase has protein sequence MTTDLAHRLTAALAGRYCIERELGTGGMATVFLADDLKHDRKVALKVLKPELAAVLGAERFVVEIKTTASLQHPHILPLFDSGTADGFLFYVMPYIEGETIREKLNRETQCGVDEAVRIAREVADALDYAHRHGVIHRDIKPENILLHDGRAMVMDFGIALAVSAAAGGRMTETGLSLGTPHYMSPEQATAEKDLTPRADVYSLATVLYEMLTGNPPHTGATVQQIIMKIITEAVEPVTKYRKTVPPHVVGAVARALEKLPADRFESAKAFRDALGTEGYSYAIAAAGVTSATPAGTAVGRWGGRRMMLAAWAVAAVAVVGAAAGWLRRAPEPPARRFDLDLGALTPNPNSEVVVSPNGTMIALSGDLGGERAIYLRHLDGDPEFRKIAGTETGVAPSFSPDNQWIVFRRNSDRSLVKISVGGGGAVTLVPGGKFDPFWPHWGTADQIVFVGPTGAQRVSASGGAPVPMPKVQSRRIFLLPDGSGVLHSVSGEVSLYDFKTDSSVMLIPSGSGAAYVPTGHLLYNTTDGGTFAVKFDLAKHRVDGAPVRVLERVGGTVNVRGYSVSAAGVLVQHDAEGTGNSSVNRLVIVDPGKGADTVRLPPGRRAKPRFSRDGRSIATEVFADARSGETDIYTLDLVTSTYTQLTFDGDNDEPAWSPDGKHILFDKRSTNSSEDLYIKPADNSGPERRLTTLGSREIGAQQWIDDKTLLFDAITPDRGYDAFTIGADAGSVPVPYLKSPFNEMEPHLSPDRKMIAFTSDESGGQQVWMRDFPVPQGKWNISRGDARTPRWSPDGKFVYFWRSGAPLDTLFRSRIDRTPTVVVHAPEVVAVMDADGTNNWDLHPDGRRFIVAVAGGGAAPTASSAKPSRYLILDNWFSELRRLTSPRSK, from the coding sequence GTGACTACAGACCTCGCGCATCGGCTCACCGCCGCGCTCGCCGGTCGTTATTGCATCGAGCGAGAGTTAGGCACCGGTGGCATGGCCACCGTCTTCCTCGCCGACGACCTCAAGCACGATCGCAAGGTCGCCTTGAAGGTCCTGAAGCCCGAACTGGCCGCGGTGCTCGGCGCCGAGCGGTTCGTGGTCGAGATCAAGACGACCGCGAGCCTGCAGCATCCGCATATCCTGCCGCTGTTTGACAGCGGTACCGCGGACGGCTTCCTGTTCTATGTCATGCCCTATATCGAGGGCGAGACGATTCGCGAGAAGCTGAACCGCGAGACACAGTGCGGCGTGGATGAAGCGGTGCGCATCGCGCGCGAGGTGGCTGACGCGCTCGACTACGCGCACCGGCACGGCGTGATCCACCGCGACATCAAGCCCGAGAACATCCTGCTGCACGACGGGCGCGCGATGGTGATGGACTTCGGCATCGCGCTGGCGGTGAGCGCGGCGGCCGGCGGGCGCATGACCGAGACGGGCCTCAGCCTCGGCACGCCGCACTACATGAGCCCCGAGCAGGCGACAGCCGAGAAGGACCTGACGCCGCGGGCCGACGTGTACTCGCTGGCGACGGTGCTCTACGAAATGCTGACCGGCAATCCGCCGCATACGGGCGCGACGGTGCAGCAGATCATCATGAAGATCATCACCGAGGCTGTTGAGCCGGTGACGAAATACCGGAAGACGGTGCCTCCCCACGTGGTGGGAGCGGTGGCGCGCGCGCTCGAGAAGCTGCCGGCCGACCGGTTCGAGAGCGCCAAGGCGTTTCGCGATGCGCTGGGGACCGAAGGCTACTCGTACGCGATCGCGGCGGCGGGAGTCACGTCGGCGACGCCTGCAGGAACTGCGGTTGGGCGCTGGGGCGGACGACGGATGATGCTCGCGGCCTGGGCCGTGGCGGCCGTGGCGGTCGTCGGAGCAGCCGCGGGATGGCTGCGCCGCGCGCCGGAACCGCCAGCACGGCGCTTCGATCTCGATCTCGGCGCCCTCACGCCGAATCCGAACAGCGAAGTCGTGGTCTCTCCGAACGGGACGATGATCGCGCTGTCCGGCGACCTCGGCGGTGAGCGCGCGATCTACCTGCGTCATCTCGACGGCGATCCGGAGTTCCGCAAGATCGCCGGCACAGAAACTGGAGTTGCGCCGTCCTTCTCGCCGGACAACCAGTGGATCGTCTTTCGCAGGAACAGCGATCGTTCGCTGGTGAAGATCTCCGTGGGCGGCGGTGGCGCGGTCACGCTGGTGCCGGGGGGCAAGTTCGATCCCTTCTGGCCGCACTGGGGCACGGCCGACCAGATCGTCTTCGTCGGGCCTACCGGCGCGCAGCGCGTCTCGGCGTCGGGCGGCGCGCCCGTCCCCATGCCGAAGGTGCAAAGCCGAAGGATCTTCCTGTTGCCCGACGGCAGCGGCGTGCTGCACTCGGTCTCCGGTGAGGTCTCGCTGTACGATTTCAAGACCGACTCGTCGGTGATGCTGATCCCGAGTGGATCGGGGGCCGCCTACGTACCGACCGGACACCTCCTGTACAACACCACCGATGGCGGAACCTTCGCGGTCAAGTTCGACCTGGCGAAGCACCGCGTCGACGGCGCGCCGGTGCGCGTGCTGGAGCGGGTGGGAGGAACCGTCAATGTACGCGGGTACTCGGTGTCTGCCGCCGGCGTGCTCGTGCAGCACGACGCGGAGGGAACGGGCAACTCGTCCGTCAATCGCCTCGTCATCGTCGATCCCGGGAAGGGGGCCGACACCGTGCGGCTGCCGCCCGGACGGCGTGCGAAACCGCGATTCTCCCGCGACGGCCGCTCAATCGCGACGGAGGTGTTTGCCGACGCCCGCAGTGGGGAGACGGACATCTACACGCTTGACCTGGTGACGAGCACGTACACCCAGCTCACGTTCGACGGAGACAACGACGAGCCGGCCTGGTCGCCGGATGGCAAGCACATCCTGTTCGACAAGCGCTCCACTAATTCGTCGGAGGATCTCTACATCAAGCCGGCCGACAACAGCGGTCCCGAGCGACGTCTGACCACTCTTGGTTCGAGAGAAATCGGGGCGCAACAGTGGATTGATGACAAGACCCTGCTGTTCGATGCCATCACCCCAGATCGTGGGTACGACGCGTTCACGATCGGCGCGGATGCCGGCAGCGTTCCCGTCCCGTACCTGAAGTCGCCCTTCAACGAGATGGAACCGCATCTCTCTCCCGACCGCAAGATGATCGCCTTCACGTCGGACGAAAGCGGCGGTCAGCAGGTGTGGATGCGGGACTTTCCCGTGCCGCAGGGGAAATGGAACATCTCGCGCGGCGATGCGCGGACACCACGCTGGTCACCGGACGGCAAGTTTGTCTACTTCTGGCGGAGTGGCGCCCCGCTCGACACGCTCTTCCGGTCGCGCATTGACCGCACGCCAACCGTGGTTGTGCACGCACCGGAAGTGGTGGCCGTGATGGATGCTGACGGCACCAATAACTGGGACCTCCACCCCGATGGACGGCGGTTCATCGTGGCGGTGGCTGGCGGAGGAGCGGCGCCGACCGCTTCGAGCGCAAAGCCCTCGCGATACCTGATCCTGGACAACTGGTTCAGCGAGCTGCGCCGGCTGACGTCGCCGAGGTCGAAATGA
- a CDS encoding protein kinase, with the protein MPRLSAALADRYRIERELGAGGMATVYLAHDRKHDRDVAIKVLHPDLGAALGGERFLSEIRTTARLQHPHILPLLDSGEADGLLYYVMPVVTGETLRARLEREHQLPIADAVRIAREVASALDYAHRQGVVHRDIKPENILLHDSSALVADFGIALAVQTAGGQRMTQTGLSLGTPSYMSPEQAMGEKTIDARSDVYALGAVAYEMLTGDAPFTGSTVQAIVAKVLNADAERPSMMRKTIPLHVEAAVMTALAKLPADRFASAAAFAEALDGRGDARLAAPAAGRATPTNMWRRVAIAGVAAAVVFAVVAAWALSRPQSIGTGRVEFSLRLAPGGLQTAVVAISPDGRKIAQIAADSAGVDHVVVRDLASSAVAVVEGTEGAGTPEFSLDGQWIAFGARGKLWKVPTAGGPATLVADSSNASVAWCANGTIVFLKPGLGLWRVSASGGKTERLTSLDTLRREFAHWNPQELPGGKAILFNAFSTPLSRSRIEAVEYGSGKRTVLVEGAIYARYVASGHLLYTREGAVFAVPFDPKALRVTGPEVPVLSDVVWSATNGSAAYAVSQTGTLVYLKASESTVNRRVLWVDRAGNEQSALPEAGQWAEPRLSPDGRWIAVTKIEPGWQIWLYDRTRSALSQLTNDKGVAFSPVWMPDGRSLIHSVETPVYDLRRLPVDGGKADTLRVSKYDKMPTAVSPDGRTMLYTESRDRNVLMRAPLGPGAATPFDPSESSQVSASISPDGGWVAYESQNPQGASEVYLKAFDGEGGRRQVSTGGGSQPRFTRGGREIVFRNGADVLAASFNSSTGDVGTPTVLFRRKDVGRLSGGRSTGYDALPDGSRFLVVVPIDRPDALPTTVVLNWLDELKTKVKP; encoded by the coding sequence ATGCCGCGACTCTCAGCGGCCCTCGCCGACCGCTACCGCATCGAGCGCGAGCTCGGTGCGGGCGGCATGGCCACCGTCTATCTGGCGCACGACCGCAAGCACGACCGCGATGTCGCCATCAAGGTGCTGCATCCCGATCTTGGCGCGGCGCTCGGCGGCGAACGATTCCTGAGCGAGATCCGCACGACGGCGCGGCTGCAGCACCCTCATATCCTCCCGCTCCTCGACAGCGGCGAGGCGGATGGGCTTCTCTACTACGTGATGCCGGTGGTCACGGGCGAGACGCTGCGTGCACGCCTTGAGCGTGAGCATCAACTCCCCATTGCCGACGCCGTGCGCATTGCGCGCGAGGTAGCGAGCGCGCTCGACTATGCGCACCGCCAGGGCGTGGTGCATCGCGACATCAAACCCGAGAACATCCTGCTGCATGACAGCAGCGCGCTCGTGGCCGACTTCGGCATCGCGCTCGCCGTGCAGACCGCCGGCGGCCAGCGGATGACGCAGACGGGGCTCAGCCTCGGCACGCCGTCGTACATGAGTCCCGAGCAGGCGATGGGTGAGAAGACCATCGACGCGCGCAGCGACGTGTACGCGCTCGGCGCCGTGGCGTATGAGATGCTCACCGGCGACGCGCCGTTCACGGGCTCGACGGTACAGGCGATCGTGGCGAAGGTGCTGAACGCCGACGCCGAGCGTCCGTCGATGATGCGCAAGACGATCCCGTTGCACGTGGAAGCGGCGGTGATGACGGCGCTGGCCAAGCTGCCGGCCGATCGCTTCGCGTCGGCGGCCGCATTCGCTGAGGCGCTCGACGGGCGCGGCGACGCGCGGCTCGCGGCACCGGCTGCGGGCCGCGCCACACCGACCAACATGTGGCGTCGCGTGGCAATCGCGGGCGTAGCCGCCGCCGTCGTGTTTGCGGTGGTCGCGGCGTGGGCGCTAAGCAGGCCGCAGTCCATCGGCACTGGACGAGTCGAGTTCAGCTTGCGACTTGCGCCGGGCGGGTTGCAGACGGCAGTGGTCGCCATCTCGCCCGACGGGCGGAAGATCGCCCAGATCGCCGCCGACTCGGCTGGCGTCGATCACGTGGTCGTGCGCGACCTCGCGTCATCCGCCGTTGCCGTCGTGGAGGGGACCGAGGGCGCGGGCACCCCCGAGTTCTCGCTGGATGGTCAGTGGATCGCCTTCGGGGCGCGCGGCAAGTTGTGGAAGGTGCCAACGGCAGGGGGGCCGGCCACGCTGGTCGCCGACTCGTCCAACGCCAGCGTGGCCTGGTGTGCCAACGGCACGATCGTCTTCCTGAAACCGGGCCTCGGGTTGTGGCGCGTAAGCGCCTCGGGCGGCAAGACAGAGCGCCTCACCTCGCTCGACACGCTGCGCCGCGAGTTCGCGCACTGGAATCCGCAGGAACTGCCGGGAGGGAAGGCGATCCTGTTCAACGCCTTCTCCACGCCGCTCAGCCGCTCGCGCATCGAAGCGGTAGAGTACGGCAGCGGCAAGCGCACCGTGCTGGTGGAAGGCGCGATCTACGCACGGTACGTGGCCAGTGGCCACCTGCTGTATACACGCGAGGGCGCGGTGTTCGCGGTCCCCTTTGACCCGAAGGCGCTCCGCGTCACGGGTCCCGAAGTGCCGGTGCTCTCCGATGTCGTCTGGTCGGCGACGAACGGATCGGCCGCATATGCAGTGTCCCAGACCGGCACGCTCGTCTATCTCAAGGCCTCCGAGTCTACGGTCAATCGTCGCGTCCTCTGGGTGGATCGCGCCGGCAACGAGCAGTCCGCGTTGCCGGAGGCTGGGCAGTGGGCCGAGCCGCGGCTCTCGCCGGACGGTCGCTGGATCGCCGTCACCAAGATTGAGCCGGGATGGCAAATCTGGCTCTATGATCGCACGCGCAGCGCGCTGTCGCAGCTGACCAACGACAAGGGCGTCGCGTTCAGCCCGGTCTGGATGCCCGACGGACGCTCGCTGATCCACTCCGTGGAGACGCCGGTTTATGATCTGCGCCGCCTGCCGGTTGATGGGGGCAAGGCGGATACGCTGCGCGTCTCGAAGTATGACAAGATGCCGACTGCCGTTTCACCGGACGGACGGACGATGCTGTACACCGAGTCGCGAGATCGCAACGTGCTCATGCGTGCGCCGCTTGGCCCCGGAGCGGCCACGCCCTTTGATCCGAGCGAGTCATCGCAGGTCAGTGCCTCCATCTCCCCGGACGGCGGCTGGGTGGCGTATGAATCGCAGAACCCGCAGGGGGCGAGCGAGGTGTACCTGAAGGCGTTCGATGGCGAGGGCGGGCGGCGCCAGGTGTCCACGGGCGGCGGCAGCCAGCCGCGCTTTACGCGCGGCGGGCGCGAGATCGTCTTCCGCAACGGCGCCGACGTGCTTGCCGCGTCCTTCAACTCGTCCACCGGCGACGTCGGAACCCCCACAGTGCTGTTCCGCCGCAAGGACGTTGGCCGCCTGAGCGGCGGGCGCAGCACGGGTTATGACGCGCTCCCCGACGGGTCGCGCTTCCTGGTGGTCGTGCCGATTGATCGTCCCGACGCGCTGCCGACCACGGTCGTGCTCAACTGGCTCGACGAACTCAAGACGAAGGTGAAGCCATGA
- a CDS encoding NAD(P)-dependent oxidoreductase — translation MADQIAFLGTGRLGAGFVEAALGRGDRVTVWNRTPEKAQALASFGATVATTPAEAVRGAVRVHLVLKDDAAVEQVIADCRSGLGREAIILDHTTTQPALTAERATRLNAEGVKYLHCPVFIGPAAARQARGNILVSGPQALFDAVKPALERQAARVVYYGPRPDFAAVIKLIGNAYLIGTGAVMADFMSIARSAGVSAEQAMSLFDFFDPANIVQTRGVSMMQGDFTPSFELAMARKDVKLMIETAGDRPLAALPSLAARMDALIAAGHGGEDFAVLAIDAMR, via the coding sequence ATGGCTGATCAGATCGCATTCCTCGGCACGGGCCGCCTGGGCGCGGGCTTCGTCGAAGCCGCGCTGGGCCGCGGTGACCGTGTGACCGTCTGGAACCGCACCCCGGAAAAGGCGCAGGCGCTGGCTTCCTTCGGCGCCACCGTCGCGACCACCCCCGCCGAGGCCGTACGCGGCGCGGTGCGGGTGCACCTCGTGCTCAAGGATGACGCCGCCGTCGAGCAGGTGATCGCCGACTGCCGCAGCGGCTTGGGCAGAGAAGCGATCATTTTGGATCACACGACGACGCAGCCGGCGCTGACGGCGGAACGCGCCACCCGGTTGAACGCCGAGGGCGTGAAGTACCTGCATTGCCCCGTCTTCATCGGTCCGGCGGCGGCGCGGCAGGCGCGCGGCAATATCCTCGTCTCGGGACCGCAGGCGCTGTTCGACGCGGTGAAGCCGGCGCTGGAGCGACAGGCTGCTCGGGTGGTGTACTACGGCCCTCGCCCCGACTTTGCCGCCGTCATCAAGCTCATCGGCAACGCCTACCTCATTGGCACCGGCGCGGTGATGGCCGACTTCATGAGCATCGCGCGCAGCGCCGGCGTGAGCGCCGAGCAGGCGATGTCGCTGTTCGACTTCTTCGATCCCGCCAACATCGTGCAGACACGCGGCGTGAGCATGATGCAGGGCGACTTCACGCCGAGCTTCGAGCTCGCGATGGCGCGCAAGGACGTGAAACTGATGATCGAGACCGCGGGCGACCGTCCGCTGGCGGCGCTGCCGAGTCTCGCGGCGCGGATGGATGCGCTCATTGCGGCCGGCCACGGCGGTGAGGATTTCGCCGTGCTGGCGATTGACGCAATGCGCTAG
- a CDS encoding MATE family efflux transporter, which translates to MTQSPPSASKTKPFDRSIVEGPIVAAVWLVAWPSVLQNLIGGMQGVIDHALVGHLVGYAGNAAVGVAFQIFLVVITFIMSIFTGMGVLVARHAGAGDAEAVNHVSYQAFLASMGMALFIIAPLGWVLAPSLLELVHAAPEVRAQALPYLRTLFVGGFGMMIFFMLNGALRAAGDAKTGLRLGIVLTVLNLVLNITFIRGLGPIPSFGTMGAALGMVIAMTCAAGYGFFLMSRGGLVIHWHADMDKSIDWPVIRQLFKFGLPAGVQGIVMNLGGVMLLRFMGSLPEAGHVQAVYAVGYSELFSFITWTSVGLMGAAAAVAGQNLGAGKPERSVQAVHAANRLGLGIAIFVGTLFLVMPEFLFRIFGMRDYASLERGVELLRWLAVSGLFITTALTYTGGLTGTGDTKGPLYISIISQVVLPIGLLEILSATTTLAPHHIWMAIVIGHFTRAVLSIWRFRLGKWREIKIEPAGQRA; encoded by the coding sequence ATGACGCAGAGTCCCCCCTCCGCTTCGAAGACGAAGCCTTTCGACCGCAGCATCGTCGAGGGTCCCATCGTGGCCGCCGTCTGGCTGGTGGCGTGGCCCAGCGTGCTGCAGAACCTCATTGGCGGAATGCAGGGCGTCATCGATCACGCCCTCGTCGGCCATCTCGTGGGGTACGCGGGGAACGCCGCCGTCGGCGTCGCGTTCCAGATCTTCCTCGTCGTCATCACGTTCATCATGTCCATCTTCACCGGGATGGGCGTGCTCGTGGCGCGGCATGCGGGAGCGGGCGACGCCGAAGCGGTGAATCACGTCTCGTACCAGGCCTTCCTCGCGTCGATGGGGATGGCGCTGTTCATCATCGCGCCGCTGGGCTGGGTGCTCGCTCCTTCGCTGCTCGAGCTGGTGCACGCCGCGCCCGAAGTGCGCGCGCAGGCGCTGCCGTACCTGCGCACGCTGTTCGTGGGCGGCTTCGGCATGATGATCTTCTTCATGCTGAATGGCGCGCTGCGCGCCGCGGGCGACGCCAAGACCGGCCTGCGGCTGGGCATCGTGCTGACCGTGCTGAACCTGGTGCTCAACATCACCTTCATCCGCGGGCTGGGTCCCATTCCCTCGTTCGGCACGATGGGGGCTGCGCTGGGGATGGTGATCGCCATGACCTGCGCGGCAGGGTATGGCTTCTTCCTGATGTCACGCGGCGGGCTGGTGATCCACTGGCATGCCGACATGGACAAGTCCATCGACTGGCCGGTCATCCGGCAGCTCTTCAAGTTCGGCCTCCCCGCCGGCGTGCAGGGGATCGTGATGAATCTCGGCGGCGTGATGCTGCTGCGGTTCATGGGCTCGCTCCCCGAAGCCGGGCATGTGCAGGCCGTCTACGCCGTGGGCTACAGCGAGCTCTTCTCGTTCATCACGTGGACGTCGGTGGGGCTGATGGGCGCCGCCGCGGCGGTGGCCGGGCAGAACCTCGGGGCCGGCAAACCCGAGCGCAGCGTGCAGGCGGTGCACGCCGCCAATCGCCTGGGGCTCGGCATCGCGATCTTCGTCGGCACGCTCTTCCTCGTGATGCCGGAGTTCCTGTTCCGCATCTTCGGCATGCGCGACTACGCCAGCCTCGAGCGCGGCGTGGAGCTGCTGCGCTGGCTCGCGGTCAGCGGGCTCTTCATCACCACCGCGCTGACGTACACCGGCGGCCTGACGGGGACGGGCGACACCAAGGGGCCGCTCTACATCTCCATCATCTCGCAGGTCGTGCTCCCCATCGGCCTGCTCGAGATCCTCAGCGCCACCACGACGCTGGCCCCGCACCACATCTGGATGGCGATCGTCATCGGGCACTTCACGCGCGCCGTGCTGAGCATCTGGCGCTTCCGGCTGGGGAAGTGGCGGGAGATCAAGATCGAGCCGGCGGGGCAGCGGGCGTAG